Sequence from the Seriola aureovittata isolate HTS-2021-v1 ecotype China chromosome 6, ASM2101889v1, whole genome shotgun sequence genome:
gagctttttgaGGGATACCTGCAGGGACTGAGGTCAGAGTTAGGATAATtctctacaacatgaatgaaactcaaaGTAACGTCCTCTGTAGagattgaaatgtgtgtgatggatacgcaccaaacagcaggcacattcaaaatttcttcaggaattttttagttattattattagtatttcaATTACATACTATAAAATCACTGTATGACCACTGTCATAACTACCGTGctgcatcaaatgaaaacaaacaatgttaTTTGGTCACATAATCTCACAAAGGGCAGGTTGAGCTGGACAGATCTGTACAGTGAATGGCCTCTGCCCGTTGCTAGGGCAAGGTATTTTCCTCAGCAATAAGGAATgaaacacacgcatacacacacagccagaacAACAAGTTATAACAATGACTTGCTGACTATGTTGGCTAAGAACACCTTTAGTTTTCTACTCAACATTCCTAGTGTATTTATAATGTTCAATATAATCAAGGGTTTTGATGCTCAAGCAGCATCAAACTATATCAACCCGTATGCTGTGGATGTGATCCGGACAAAGAGAAGGGATCTGGTTTATGGGATCTCACATACTGAGGATCTACTGGATCTACTGGTCACAGAGGGGGTCATGACAGCAGCCAAGAGATCCATCATTTTGACCATCAGGACTCGCAAAGATCAGAATTCCAGGGTCCTTGACATCATGGAGGCCAGAGGTGAGAGGGCATGTCGGAAGTTTTTCCATCCCTGTCTTATGTTGACAGAGCCCAACATTTACCTGCAAATCAAGACCTATTTGGGGAATGTGAACGAACATATTAGAGACACAAGCAGACAACTGATTGGATATTTGctggagagggaaaaggagggaaCGGCAGGAATTGCCACCCAGACTCATAAGAAGACTAGTAGTTTATTTCCCAttgaaaaaactaaaagattTAGCCTTGAGATTGAAGACAGCAGCACTGTGCCTCTGGAGAATGAGGCGCCACAATGTAAACCAGAAAACCACATTCACAGGGTTGCTACAGATGGAGAGCAGGTACTGCTGGAAGAGCTGTTAGAAGAAGAAACTAATATTAACATTGTCAGTTCTTCCAATGAGACTCTTTTACATGTAGCTGCTAAGCACGGGCATCTATCCATCATTGAGCTTTTGACCCGTAAAGGAGCCAGACTGGAGCTGCAGGATAATAATGGTCACACAGCTCTTCACAGTGCAGCCAGCTGGGGTCACACAGACATAGTCAGGGCCCTCTTAAAGGCTGGTGCCTCCATCTACACTTTGGATCTCCACAACAAAACTCCCATTCACCTGGCAGCAGAAAATGAGCACCTGGATTCTGTGAAAGTGCTGGTGAAGGAGGAGGCCAAGCAGTCtgacagccacacacaggaCATGTTTCTCCACATGGCAGCCACAGAAGACAATTGGAGGCTGGCTGAGTTGCTGCTGCAGACTGGGGCCGCTGTTGATGCCAGAAACAACTTTAACAAAACAGCTCTGTTTTATGCAGTTGCTAGGAGCAATGAGAAAACCGCGAGTGTCCTCTTAAAGTCAGGAGCTAAAGTTGACTATGACATTATAAATGAAGCCATTAAGCTCAACCAAGAATCAATTCTCCGCCTGCTGCTTGGTGAGTTTTTTCACCAGACTGTAACACTTACAGTAATGTTACTTCACATCTTGAATCCATATGCAGTAGACTTCTTTTGTGAGGTGTTAATTATACTTAAATAAAGCTATGTTTTGTTCAAACCACAGCTAATGCCAAAGAGGTTCTGAGTGAGGAAGCACTGGGCTCTGCTCTCTTCTCAGCTGTTAGACAGAACCATGATAGAGTGGTAAATGCTCTGATAGACAGCGGAGCAAATCTGAACCTGTGTGACAAACAGGGATACACTCCTGTCCTGTTGTCGGCTGAGCTGGGACACACTGAAGTCCTCAGGTAACTGTCCTCCAACAAGGATTTAGTGTTGCTATAACATACTGACATGGCTCCTTTACACATTCAACTGGAGGGAATCTGATTAGTTTGGGGTATTATCAgtgacttgattttttttgttaataccacaaagaaaaatgtttacccttttctctctcatcctcttcctctaaAGTAATCTCTTTCCATCGACTGTTGGCGGTTGAGGTGCATGATCCACAGAAAGactacagagaaaaaacatgtagCAAGAGCTGAGACAATTGATTTATCGGTTAATcgactgacagaaaatcaaatggGTGTTATTCTGTTAATCAATCAGCAGTTTATGACCATCCACAAGAaagaaatgccaaatattccCTAGTTCCAGCCCCTCAAATAAGTGTAAGGATATGCTGCCTTTCACTGTCCCATGACAAGGACATATTCGATGTTACAATTTAAAGCCTGTATCTGTATCTCATTGCTTAAATTATTCTGGCATAAACataagtgacaaatgaaaaattgGTTCAGTTACTGCAGCCCTTTCAGCCCTGCAATTTCAGTGCCCTCAGAGGTCAGATCTGTGGGGAGGAGGGTGATGGGGTATCTGCAGCATAAATAGTATATAAACTTCAAACTTAAAATTTTTTCTACAAACCATGACATGTACAACATAGCATGATATATTAACATGTCTTAACAGcaagcacacacagaacatacaCAGATATGGAGTTCCTTCTTCCTATATCATATCTAATTTTCTATTTGTCTATTACTGCAGGTCTTTCTTGTTACTAATTATGCACCGTATGTTTTCTATGTTTCTATGTATGaccttctttttcatttcagagtGCTAGTAGCAAAACAGGCCAAACTGGTTGCTACTTTACCTGACCTCTCCTCAGCCTTGCACCTGGCTGTTCACAGTGGCAGTGTGCCCATAGTGCAGATATTGCTAGAAAAGGGATTAGACTCCAATATCACCGGACCTAAAGCTCTAACCCCTCTACACCTGGCTGCTCAGTGTAATAGATCAAACTTAGTCGGTCTGTTGGTAAAAGCTGGAGCACAGGTAATTATCAAACCAGTTGGTGATTGGTGTCAGTTTTGCAGATAGTTACTGTAGTATGTTTGTGGAGCCTGAGAGTTGTGTCATTTCTTTAGGTAAATGCAGTTGCCCAGGACGGACTGACCCCTCTGCATTTAGCCAGTCAGCAGGGCCATGCAGACGCAGTGATCCAGCTTCTTCGAGACAAGGCAGATCCAGGAGTGAAGGACAGGCTGGGGAGGACAGCTCTGCACTGGGCAGCCTCTTCCCAGGGAGAGAGCAGTGTGGTGGATTTGCTGCTGTCAGCCAAAGCCAACCCAAGCACCACTGACAATGAGAAAAGAACTGCCCTCCACCTGGCTGCTATGGAGGGGAAATTAGACGCTGTGACTTCACTGTTGTCCCACAAGGCAAAGGGAGGGGCCAAAGACATGGATGGCTCCACAGCTCTACATTACTCAGCAGCTGGTGGGCATGCCAGCGTGGTTTCAGCTCTTCTACAGTCACTCAACAGtaaggggagggaggagaggaatgCATGGAGGAAAACAGTGCTTCATGTTGCAGCTGAGAAGGGCCATGACAGTgtggctgtgctgctgctggaggcggGGGCAAAGATCAACACAACAGATCACAGTAAAGACACTCCTCTGCACTGTGCTGCCAGAGGTGGACACCAGGAGGTAGTAAAGACGCTTGTAAACTGGGGCCAAGCTGGGCACATGGGACGGAAGAAAGGGGTGAATTTGCAGGCTACAAATAATGTGGGGAAGACACCACTGCAGGTGGCGGAGAGTGGAGACACACCAGAACATGAGAACATTGCAACTTTACTCAAGAGAAAGATGCTTCTCACCAAGTAGAGGGAGAGAAGTTaagagaaaatgtcaggagCTGAAAAGTTAGCTTAATGATCGTGATATTACCAATCATAACCTGTGAAGATATGCTCCTTTTGCATAAATTACctgacagataaaaaaaaattaagataaaaacaaaattcatttaaaacagcaaGTATGTAGCAATGACACATAATTCCCCATGTCTAAACTATCCATACTACTGAAGTGTTCTCGAACGCCAGTTCTGAAATAGACTTCCCTGAAAGGGTACAACAAGGAAACAAGTATTTTGTCTTTAGATCAGTATCGCATTCAAAGATTTCAAGTCAGAAATATGTCTTCTTAATGTGAATTAGCCATCAAGCttagatgaaaagaaagaatcTGGTTTGTAATGTGTGCataatgttgaaaatgaattttactTTGGTTGCTGTGTGCCGACTTCTTTTTAGCCGGAAAAATGTGGTTAAAGATGCACAAAACATTTTACTTATCATCTATATAACAATCTGCAAAGGTGCTAGTTGTGATGACTATGGTCTGATGACGGCTGGTGATGCACGTCAGGTTTCCAATGAAGTCTTTCTTTCGGTATGgttgttgaaaaaaaagatcaaaatgCTACGTGACTGACACCAAAACTACGTGAGACTCCCCCACACCACGACCATCACATCACTTCTGCATTCTATGAATCAGTCTACGTATATCAGAAAATGCAAGATCATAGGCCAACATCGGCCTTATATAATATGCCCCTGATTAGGGAGTTGGGTGGAGGTGTCAGGCCTGGGTCTGCACTCACTAGCACTACACATAATACTACAGTTATTAATTTACACTAGAGCAGCATTCCCCACCACACATAATAGAaagcctaaccctaaccctaacccttactCAGACTATTTACACTACACCAACActattttaatatattaaacCCATATCTGTCAGCTTATTTTCCACATCAGAAACTATGTCTATGATAAGAAACTCAGAATTTACATTTGAAGAGAAGAATTCATCTGTTGCAACTGGCCTGATGCCTGTAGACAGTTGCACTGGTCTCCTGGGACAGTTGCAACATGTATATGTTTTACatacaatgtacagtatttatgaaAATCacagttcatttgttttgtttgtacatAGACAAGGCCTGTCCTATGTGACAACGTTGCTGGGctttcaaatgattaaaaaaaactggagctggaatattatttttttcaaagacctcaaaaagttcaaaacaaagcaaaattcTGGATaacttcattttatcttttcatatttcatttttcatttcatttcaagttttGTTTAACTAATTTGACAAAATAGGCCACCACATACGCACAAGTTTCCTCACATGGCATGCTGTCCACGATGCTGACAAAAATATGCCTATAACTTCTCATGACCTAGAAACAAGTCACAAAGCTAGGATGTAACCATGGTTAAACCACGTGACCACACTGTTCTCATGAAGCTCATTGGAGCAGCAGAGAGTACGTTTTTCAACCACACCAGTCCATAGCAATATTTTGACTGATCGTTTTACACAAGGAGGAAATGATTGCACCTTTAAAACAGcgtcaatatttatttatccataAGGTTCATCAGGATGTAATGTACCTTTTGTTGTTGTACCTGTTTTTGTATGACTGTTGAGTATGGAGACAGTTGCAATATAATAAAATAGACCAACATGCAACATGATGCAACTGTCCCTGCTCCCACCAGCCATGATGAAAGTGATTAAAGTGATGATTAAAATGAcctaagatttatttttttcatgcaacCAGTCAGGACAGACAGTATAACAAGAACTGTGatcataaaaagtgttaaacaCTAAATGGAAGTTACTATCAAATCTTCAGAAAGGAAATACAAAATAGAAAGCACAGACAGCAATGCACTAAGcacaatagaataaaatattctgagtattttgcaaaaaaatgtgatcatGCAAGGCAAGTGCACTTTTGATAACTTAGCAGGTTGCTCTCGCGGTATGTAAGTGTCACGTGAGGGCTACTATGTGTCACGTGACGTTGTTTTGGCTGCGCCAGACTCACGAGTAAAGTGAAAATGGCGAGAAATGAGGAGAAGCAACAGGGGAGACTGAACAGACTGTggcttcagagagagagagagggtaagCAGCTTGTAGCCAGAGCCAACACGGACCTTTAATGCTGATAAAATCCTCCCGCTGTGCGGAAGACTAACTGTATCTGTGAACCGCTGCAGTAATGCTAAGCTACAGTTGTTTCATAAGTCTTTCTATACTTCCTGTACAGAGGGACGCCTCAAAGATGTGCACGAGCGGAGACCCAAGCTGGTAAAGTAATTCATTTTTACCAAGTTGTTAATATTTCACCTCATGTCACGTTTACCTGGAGCAGCTTGTTTCAGCCGAACCTTTTCTTCCACAGTCCACTCTTAATTCAGCTTCTTCTGTGAAAAAGTGGATCCCCACCATTAAGAATGATATAGAGTATTATTTGCAGGTAAGTGAATcaatttaaatgtgtgaaatagATTCTAATGCAGTGCATAAGTGATTGTTGAAGATTGAATTCTCCTGGTTcgcctgtttttgtttgtttttttttgctcccaGCAATCCCAGCTTTCTCATTACCCAGAGAGGAAGATAGCGGAGTTCCAGCTGCATATTGAGGCTTTAGAAAGAGAGTATAAAAGCTTCATTGCCAAACTGCGAGTACTTGACCCTTCCTGTAAACACAAGCCGTGGACTCCTCGAGCATACTGCAAAAGGAGAGCAGAGACTCAAGACTCTTCGAGCATCGGTCAGTGTGTTCAAGGCTGCGACTCACCTCTTACATAGCCTACTGTAAATGTTGTTGAGAAATGATATATTGCAGTGCTCAAACTACTTGTTTCATACATCCAGTCCTAGAAATCCAGTATTTACCTTGTTCTCTGCACCTTCCATATAgtcaaaacagcagcacaattACATC
This genomic interval carries:
- the caiap gene encoding CARD- and ANK-domain containing inflammasome adapter protein, encoding MFNIIKGFDAQAASNYINPYAVDVIRTKRRDLVYGISHTEDLLDLLVTEGVMTAAKRSIILTIRTRKDQNSRVLDIMEARGERACRKFFHPCLMLTEPNIYLQIKTYLGNVNEHIRDTSRQLIGYLLEREKEGTAGIATQTHKKTSSLFPIEKTKRFSLEIEDSSTVPLENEAPQCKPENHIHRVATDGEQVLLEELLEEETNINIVSSSNETLLHVAAKHGHLSIIELLTRKGARLELQDNNGHTALHSAASWGHTDIVRALLKAGASIYTLDLHNKTPIHLAAENEHLDSVKVLVKEEAKQSDSHTQDMFLHMAATEDNWRLAELLLQTGAAVDARNNFNKTALFYAVARSNEKTASVLLKSGAKVDYDIINEAIKLNQESILRLLLANAKEVLSEEALGSALFSAVRQNHDRVVNALIDSGANLNLCDKQGYTPVLLSAELGHTEVLRVLVAKQAKLVATLPDLSSALHLAVHSGSVPIVQILLEKGLDSNITGPKALTPLHLAAQCNRSNLVGLLVKAGAQVNAVAQDGLTPLHLASQQGHADAVIQLLRDKADPGVKDRLGRTALHWAASSQGESSVVDLLLSAKANPSTTDNEKRTALHLAAMEGKLDAVTSLLSHKAKGGAKDMDGSTALHYSAAGGHASVVSALLQSLNSKGREERNAWRKTVLHVAAEKGHDSVAVLLLEAGAKINTTDHSKDTPLHCAARGGHQEVVKTLVNWGQAGHMGRKKGVNLQATNNVGKTPLQVAESGDTPEHENIATLLKRKMLLTK